Within the Maribacter sp. BPC-D8 genome, the region GATGCTAAAAAGATTGCAAGTTTGACCACTTCTAAATTGTATGTACCAAACTATATCACTCAAAGAACAAATGCTTTTACCGCAGAAATTTCTGATGGTGAAGATAAAGAAGTTGAGAAGCTTTTTAGTAAATATGATTATGACTATGAGTTTATTTCTACTGAAGATTTAGATAAAGCAATTGAAGAAAATAAAGAATTCTATTATTTGCGTTATGCCAGAGCCAATGCAGAAAGATTTGTTCAGGTAGTAAATTCAAAAACCGGAGAAGTAATTTTTAGAGAATACATTACTGGTTTAGGTTACAATTTAAAAGCGAAAAATTTAGGTTACCTTAGTGATGTAATAGCTAAGTCTGCAAAGAAGTTAGCGAAATAACATGGCTTAAAAATGAAATTTCGTACAAAGATTAAATGTACTGAAGCCCAAAATCAAGTGTTGATTACAATATTCAATACTTGATTTTGGGTTCTTTTTTTTATCAGTTTTAAAGTCGAAATTGAGTATAATAAATAATAAGGTTGAATTTGAATAGATTCTTTTTTCACTCTTTAGCCATAGAATATTTAATTATAAAGACAGTTTAAGAAGCTGTATCATACGATAGTTTTATGAAAAAGTATTTCATCTTATTGCTAGTTATTTCGTCTTGCAATTTTTCAAATAAAAATCAAGATGGTGTTGAGAGTTCTGATAGAGTGGAATCAAACATCTTAACTGGTATAGACTCAATGCATATTAGGGAGTATGTTGAAAAATCATTTCAAACTCCCTTGCATTCTCTAGAGCATCAGCAGTATTTAGATTCTGCACTTACAATAGATCCGACAAATGCTTGGCTTTGGCAGCAAAAAGCAATGCCGTTATATAAAGCTAGAAAGTATCAATTAGGTAGACCGTTTTTAGAAAAGGCAGTTGAGCACAATCCAGAAAAATATTTAGATTATAGTGGTTTTATGAGATGTATATTCTCAAAAGATTACCTAAAATCAATATCTGAATTTATGAGAGCCAAAAAAGAATATGGTGATGGTTATGTAATGGATCACACTTATAATTTTTATATTGGTCTAGATTACCTTCAATTAAATAAATTCTCTAAAGCCAAAGAATTCTTGTTACTTAGTAAAGAGCAGCAGTTGAAGGATTTTCCGAACGATTCGCCGCAAGAAGCCTGTCATTATTTAGATTGGTATTATTTAGGTATCGCCGATTTTGAACTGGGTAATTATAAAGAGGCGATTGCATCTTTTGATATGTCATTAAAGGTGTACGTTAATTTTGCAGATGCACTTTATTTTAAAGGAAGAAGTATGACGAAGTTGGGTAATGAAGAAGGAGGTGAGTGGGAGAAAAAAGCTTTTGAAAACGGAGATAATACTATTAAGGAGGATAATGCTATTTATGAAATTTATCCGTATCAATTGTTTCATAAGTTAAATGAGAGTGTGCGACCTAAATGAATCTCTTAACCAAAATACCATTATCGAAATCTAAAAATCCGATTGACTATTCAAGTCAGTTATTGCTTTTGGGTTCTTGTTTTTCTGAGAATATTGGGGCAAAATTAGAATACTATAAATTTCAGAGATTACAGAATCCGTTTGGGATATTGTTTCATCCCTTGGCAATTGAAAAACTGATTCAAAAGTCCGTCAATCAAGAGTTATTTATTGAAGCTGATGTATTCAATGCTAATGAGCAATGGCATAGTTTCGATGCGCATTCTTGCATGAGTAACCCATCCAAAGAAAAAATAACTATAGATTTAAATGAGGCGTTAAATTCGACTGCTGCACAATTAAAAAATGCCAGCCATATTATCATCACTTTAGGTACAGCGTGGGTGTACCGAAATACATCTAGCAATCAAGTAGTCGCAAATTGCCATAAAGTAGCGCAATCCAATTTTACGAAAGAATTGTTAAGTGTCGATGAAGTAGCTGAAAGTTTAAAACGAATTATTGCCTTGGTGCAGTCTGTAAATCCTTCAGCTCATTTTATTTTTACGGTATCTCCTGTAAGGCATTTAAAAGACGGATTTGTAGAAAATCAGTTAAGCAAATCGCACTTGATTTCTGCTATTCATAAAGTTCTAGAGAATAAAATCTCATATTTTCCTAGTTATGAACTAATGATGGATGAGCTTCGAGATTATCGTTTTTATGCAAAAGATATGATTCACCCTAATGAGGTGGCGATAGATTATATCTGGGAGAGATTTGTTGAGGTGTGGATTGCCCCGAGTGCATACCTAACTATGGAAAAAGTTCAGAAAATTCAAAGAGGACTGCTGCATAGACCGTTTAATGAAAAATCGGAACAACATCAGAAATTTCTTTTAAAACTAAATGTGTTGAAATCTGAAATTCATAAAGAATATCCAGACCTTATTTTCTAAGCGAATAAAGAACCTTGTCGAATTTATTATGCTTAGACATTTATACTATAGTTTTTTCGTTATTTTCCAGTTTTATGTCCAATATGATTAAAAAGTTAAGTTGTCTTATTTTATTCATGTTTAATGTAGTAATTGCTAGCGCTCAGCTTCCATTAATTGAATTAGAAGCATTGCAAGCACTATATAATGACACCGGAGGTCCGAACTGGATTAGTGAGACCGATCCTGATCCTACAGATAATTGGGTTTTTGCAACGCCGTTGATAGATACCGATGTTACTAATTGGTATGGGATTACCGTTAATAATGATCATGTTACACAAGTTTTGTTGGATGTTGGTGGTAACACAGGTAATAATTTGATAGGTACGATACCAAATGAAATCGGCGATTTGCAGAACCTAATTGATTTAGACCTTTCTGATCAACCAAGTCTTACAGGTCCGATTCCAGTAAGTATTGGTAATCTTCTGAATTTAGAAATATTGTTTTTAAATGGTAATGAACTTTCTGGAAATATACCACCGATATTAGGAGGTTTAAGTAACCTCACGACTTTATGGTTGAACGCAAATAATTTAACTGGTACTATACCGCCCACACTTGGTAACCTTGGTAATCTGGAATCTCTATTACTTTCGGGGAATCAACTTACCGGAACTATCCCAACTGAACTAGGGAATTTAAATAATTTAATGTCACTTTGGCTATCCAACAATGATCTCATTGGAGAAATTCCGCCAGAATTAGGGTTGCTTTCAAATTTGAGGCAATTACTTTTAAACAATAATAATCTTACAGGAGAAATTCCTGAAAGTATTTATGGTTTAATGAATTTATTAACGTTGCAATTAGAATTTAATCAGCTAGAAGGGGCTATTTCTCCATTGGTTGAAAATTTAGTGTCTTTAGAGATTTTGATACTTCGAAATAACCAATTTGAGGGTGATTTGCCAGAGGAAATTGGAAATATTACTACGTTACTTACATTGTGGCTAGGTCAAAATAATTTTACGGGAACAATACCCGATTCTTTTTCAGGCTTAATAAATCTTGGAGGATTTGAAGTCAATGATAATAACATAGAAGGTATCTTACCTGCAGGTTTAGTAAACTGGACCAATATTAGTTCTCTTAATATCATGAATAATAGAATAGGGGGGGATATACCTAATTTTATTTTTTCAAATACAACCACATTTAGAATTAATGGTAATCGTTTTCAATTTGGAGATTTTGAAGATGAATTTAGTTATTATGAAAGCTTTTTATTTTTTATTGATACTCCCCAGGCTTTAGTGAATGATATTGAGAATATAACTGCATGCGTTGATGGTTCTATAACTTTAAGTACTACAGTCAGCGGTAGTGCAAATGTATATCAATGGTTTAAGGATGGTGTTGCAGTGCCAAATTCAAATACACCAGACTTAGTATTAACGAACCTTCAAGTGGCGGATACGGGCGTTTATACATGTGAAATTAGTAGCACTATTGTAACAGATTTATTGTTGGAGAGAAATCCAATTACCTTAACGGTGAATAATGACGGACCTACTGCAAACGATGTTGATGATATTGTTCTATGTGATACGGATACCGATGGTTTTGCCACCTTTAATTTAGATTTGGTCGCTATTGAGTCTCAAGTAATAGGGAGTCAAACTGGGTTGATAGTTTCTTATTTTGATGCTACAGGAAATGCAATTACGCTAACCGATATATTTACCAATACAACGGCAAACCAACAAGATATTACGGTGAGGGTCGAAGCATCTGAAACCTGTTTTGACGAAACTATTTTTAGTCTTATTGTAAATCCTTTGACCGTGGCAGATGTTTTCTCTGATGTCGAAGTTTGCAACGCTTATGTTCTGCCAGGGTTGAGTCCTTTTAATAGTTATTATACTGCTACAGGTGGTGCGGGATCGATATTAAATGCAGGTGATGAGGTTACTGAATCGCAAATAATATACGTGTATGCAGAAAGTGCTTCGGGAACGGGCGATTGTTTTGATGAAAGTAGTTTTTTAGTCAATATTACTGAGGTTTTAGTTTCTGAATTCGAAGACGTTATTGCTTGCCAAACATATACTTTGCCGATACTACCTGACGGGCAAGATTATTATAGTGAAGCAGATGGTAATGGATCCATTTTGTTAGCTGGTGATGAAATTTCAGCATCAACGATAGTTTATGTATTTGCAGAAGAAAATGGTTGTTTTAATC harbors:
- a CDS encoding tetratricopeptide repeat protein; protein product: MKKYFILLLVISSCNFSNKNQDGVESSDRVESNILTGIDSMHIREYVEKSFQTPLHSLEHQQYLDSALTIDPTNAWLWQQKAMPLYKARKYQLGRPFLEKAVEHNPEKYLDYSGFMRCIFSKDYLKSISEFMRAKKEYGDGYVMDHTYNFYIGLDYLQLNKFSKAKEFLLLSKEQQLKDFPNDSPQEACHYLDWYYLGIADFELGNYKEAIASFDMSLKVYVNFADALYFKGRSMTKLGNEEGGEWEKKAFENGDNTIKEDNAIYEIYPYQLFHKLNESVRPK
- a CDS encoding GSCFA domain-containing protein, producing MNLLTKIPLSKSKNPIDYSSQLLLLGSCFSENIGAKLEYYKFQRLQNPFGILFHPLAIEKLIQKSVNQELFIEADVFNANEQWHSFDAHSCMSNPSKEKITIDLNEALNSTAAQLKNASHIIITLGTAWVYRNTSSNQVVANCHKVAQSNFTKELLSVDEVAESLKRIIALVQSVNPSAHFIFTVSPVRHLKDGFVENQLSKSHLISAIHKVLENKISYFPSYELMMDELRDYRFYAKDMIHPNEVAIDYIWERFVEVWIAPSAYLTMEKVQKIQRGLLHRPFNEKSEQHQKFLLKLNVLKSEIHKEYPDLIF
- a CDS encoding T9SS type B sorting domain-containing protein, whose protein sequence is MIKKLSCLILFMFNVVIASAQLPLIELEALQALYNDTGGPNWISETDPDPTDNWVFATPLIDTDVTNWYGITVNNDHVTQVLLDVGGNTGNNLIGTIPNEIGDLQNLIDLDLSDQPSLTGPIPVSIGNLLNLEILFLNGNELSGNIPPILGGLSNLTTLWLNANNLTGTIPPTLGNLGNLESLLLSGNQLTGTIPTELGNLNNLMSLWLSNNDLIGEIPPELGLLSNLRQLLLNNNNLTGEIPESIYGLMNLLTLQLEFNQLEGAISPLVENLVSLEILILRNNQFEGDLPEEIGNITTLLTLWLGQNNFTGTIPDSFSGLINLGGFEVNDNNIEGILPAGLVNWTNISSLNIMNNRIGGDIPNFIFSNTTTFRINGNRFQFGDFEDEFSYYESFLFFIDTPQALVNDIENITACVDGSITLSTTVSGSANVYQWFKDGVAVPNSNTPDLVLTNLQVADTGVYTCEISSTIVTDLLLERNPITLTVNNDGPTANDVDDIVLCDTDTDGFATFNLDLVAIESQVIGSQTGLIVSYFDATGNAITLTDIFTNTTANQQDITVRVEASETCFDETIFSLIVNPLTVADVFSDVEVCNAYVLPGLSPFNSYYTATGGAGSILNAGDEVTESQIIYVYAESASGTGDCFDESSFLVNITEVLVSEFEDVIACQTYTLPILPDGQDYYSEADGNGSILLAGDEISASTIVYVFAEENGCFNQSRFTINIDPIACQGVESLGLPKFFTPNNDSYYDVWDTSKLSGTGDIGIFIYDRYGKLLKQLDPNTSNSSWDGMYNGNQMPSNDYWFKYLNYDTGIRLSGHFSLKR